In Bos indicus x Bos taurus breed Angus x Brahman F1 hybrid chromosome 4, Bos_hybrid_MaternalHap_v2.0, whole genome shotgun sequence, the sequence ACTGTAGAAATGCAAACAGCTTTGGCTTGAGTTTAGACAAAACTGCCCTCTGAGTTCTTTGAGACGGGTTACTGAGCCAGCctctctttgcttttcctttgttgttgGAGCCAATGGGGGAGAACACAGCTATCTGTAAGAACACAGCTATCTGTAAGAGGTAGAGTTTGAAATGGACGGTAAAGCAGACAGGACTCAGGCAGAAATGTGGGGTGGGATGAAGGGTCCTAGGAGGGAAAGCACGAGGTGGGTTGGGAAAGGTGCTGAAATCTGTGTCTGGAGTGGCTgactggtggggtgggggtgggcggggatTCACTGGAAATGAGGCTGGAGAAGTAGGCTGAGGAGAGACTGTGCTCTCTTGTTCAGGTGCTCACGGGATCAGGCAAACTTGATCACAGAATGTTTAATTGTATTAAATAATGTTTGAATGAGTATAATCACTTTACTTTGAGAAACCTCAAATTTGAGTTTTGAGAAGCCTCAGATATGAGGGCAAGAGGAtaaagagggggaggggagcatcCCAGTCTCTCTAGCACACAGATCGTACTTAgacttatttgtttacttatttttaattgacatacagttgacttaaaatattatagtactttcaagtgtacaacatagtgatttgacatttttTATAGGTTATGCTTCATGtaaagttaatataaaatattaactatattttttGTACATTacatttttgtatcttttatttcttggCCACACCCTGTGACTTCTGGgatttagttccccaaacagggttCAAATCcttgcccttggcagtgaaatctccaactactggactgccagggaattccttatcttaattttatacctaatagtttttacctcttaatcCTTTTCTCCGATCTTGCCTCCCCCTTCAGCCCTGTCCTCAGTGGTAACCACTAATTCATTCTTTGTActggtgagtctgtttctcttttgttatattcaacttttttttttttttttcagattgtgaAAACATAcagcattttttctttcatatgacTTATTTCAATAAGCATAATACGACTTATTGCAATAAGTATGACCTATTTCAGTAAAtgtaataccctctaggtccatgcatgttgttgcaaatggaaagatttcatccttttttatggctgaggattattccattatatatatatatatatcaaaaaaagagagaatcaaaaatgaaagtgttaatcactcagtcgtgtccaactctttaggatcccatggactgtagcccaccaggcttctctgtccatggaattctccaggcaaggacactggtgtgggtagcctttcccttctccagggggatcctcaacccagggattaaacccaggtctcctgcactgcaggcaaattctttactgtctgaacaccagggaagccaatacacatgtatatataaaacacctTCTTTACCCaatcatctattgatggacatttaggttgctttcctATCTTGGTTATTatcaataatgctgctatgaatattggagtgcatacATCTTTCTGAAGTAGTGTTTtcgtttcctttggatatatacccagaggtaaaactgctagatcatatgaagttctatttttaatttttcaaggaacCACCACACTGTTTTCTACCATTACTGTAGCAACTGACATTCCCACTATCAGTGCACTAGGGatcccttttctctatatccttgccaacatgtgttatttcttgttttctgatgacagccattctgacagcgGTGCCCCATGCCTCTTGTACCCAAATATCTGTTTTCTTCCTCAAGTTAGGAAACTTTTCAATTATAATTTCACCAAACACATTTTTGACCCACTTCTCTCTCGTCTCTACCTATAACGTGAATGTTAGTACACTTGATGTTGTCCTGGAGGACCCATAAACTATCATCCATTTTTTAAACGtgttttcttgttgctgttctgGTTAGGTGATTTCCACTCTTCTGTCTTATGTGTTCTTCTGTGTCACCTCAGCTGGCCTGAATTCCTTCTAGCacgtttttcatttcagttatcatAATCGTCAGCTCTGACTGGTTTTTATATTCTCTAGTTCTTTGCTGAAGTTTCCACTGTGTTTAGCTATTGTTTTCTCAAGTTCAGTTAGCATTTTCATTACTGTTGCTTTGGACTCtttggcaggcaaattatttGTCTCTgttatcttgttctttcatttaaaatataggcctctgtttctcattttctttaactttctCAGTCTGCTGCTATGAAGTTAGGTGAAACAGTCACCTATCCTGGTCTTGAAGGCATGTCCTTGCGTGGAAGTGTCCCTTTGCAGTGTGCATGTGCCTGGTGGCTTTGGTGGGAGAGCTGGACCAGAAGTGAGCGGTGACTGTGTCTTCTCCCAGGGTGTGCTGGCAGCCAACGCAGCggtgggaggcagggctggagtcGGAGGGGCGACAGCCAGAGCCAGGTGCCAGCCAGGGCTTCTCCTAGGCTCCATACCAGTTGCCACCCTATTGTGGGAGGAGTCAAAAGCCAAGTGGCAGGAGCGGGAGTCTTAAGGGAGCTTAATCTTCCCCCAGATTGATGACTGTCTTCACCTTGGCTGGGGTCATAGTCAGGGCCTGAGGGCTTGGGGCCTCACTTCTGAGctggtttcattttttcctcagtgtgtaccAAGGGGTACACACTGAGGCAGGATGGGGAACCAAAGAGTTGGAGCCAGACCACAGAGCTTTCTCTGCTCCTTCCCTGGTGCTCACCTACCCATTGGCAGTGGTGGCCTCTGCCTTTGAGGGGAGCAGTAAGGGATGGAATAAGATATCGGGTGCTGGGAGGTGCTCTGGGGGCAGTCCTGGCAGGCTGGCCAGAACACCAGGCAGTGTTCAGTCTACTGCCTCTGCACTGGGACTGGGGGCAAGCAAGCTGTACATGCTCTTCAAGACCAGGGTCTCAGTATCTTACAGCCCCCACAATAAGCCCTACTGATTTCCAGACCAGCTAAGGGGCTCGTCTTGACACAGAGTAAATGTTATCATCTCCCCTCTGCTCTTTGCATTTGGGGGCCCTGAGAAGACAAAGTCAAGCTTACCAGGTGCTCTCACAGCATCATCCCAACCCCAGACTAGGCTCCTCCAAATGTCTTTGCTGAACATTTCCTCCAATCTCTTTCCAATGCCCCAGGGAAGGCAGGAACTACGACCTTCTCACTGTAGGGTCACCAGCATTTTAGACCTGGCCTGACAGACTGTAAGCAGTTACATCTATttgataaatgagtgaatgaacaaattgTATCTGGGACTCTTTCAGGTAATCATGGGAGGACGGAAGGTGgcaagagatgaagaaaatgcCTATGGTAAGAACACGTCTCAATGCATATTTGCCCCCAGGTGTGAACCCTGGATGGTAGGGGGATGGGCTAATTCAAGActgaacaagagaagccaagagGTGACTTGATGCTGGGGTGAAGCAGCAAGAGCCCTGGGGATGGCACTTCATCTGGATCTTTACCCCCACCCTGCTGTGAGATATCAAGTTCTTTGACTAACCTGTATctccatttccaaaataaaatgaataaacagaagtGGATGTAGAGGGCATCAAGTCGTGTATTAGAGGGAACATGGTTCACCAGGTAGAAGATGTTAGGGAACAAGGATGGAGGGCTACACAAGTGTCTTATTAGGCAGCAGGTTTAAGAGtcaagagaggaggaggagggaggcaggaaggtaaGGAAGAGAGTTGATCTCATCTTATTTTCTGACAGTGTCCTATGAGGACAGTGCTACAGTATTGATTGCGTTTGTGTAGAAGAGGTTTAACACTTAGATTAAGCAGCTCCCCAGGGTTACAAGGCTGGTAGAGGACAGGTCTATGATTCAAACCCCGGCTATGGGACTCCAGATAGCCCTCTCGGCTGGGCCCACTgccccacccctttccccagtGGGAGGGCAGCAGGGAAAAGAAGGACCAGCTTCGCATAGCCTGGATGACAGATCATATCAGACGAAGTAATGGCCTGTATTACAAAGGCGCATCCTCTAGAAAGAGGTTCAGCAGCTGCTGGAGCACCTATAGGCGCACGTGTGACGCCAAAGAGAGGAGAAACAGACGGATAGAGACCCCCTTGGAGTGCCCAAATCTCACACCAGGTCACTCAGtagagggaaagtgaaagtcgctgtcatgtctgactctttgtgaccccatggatgatacagtccatggaattctacaggccagaatactggagtgggtagcctttcccttctccaggggatttttccaaaccagggatccaacccaggtctccagcactgcaggtagattctttaccagctgagccacaagggaaaccagtAAAGGGTTGGTCCCAAAGACAACCGTGGAAGCGCTCTGTTCTCCTTTGCTCACAAAGCGTCCAGGAGACCCAGGAACCGGGACACGTTGCTCTCAGGTTCCGAAGCTTACAGACCACCGTTGCCCACAGGTTTCCAGGAGTTCAGGTCCGCCCTGCAGGAGCGCCGGCTGCGCCTCCTCCTGGCCGGGAGGTCGGGGACCGGGAAGAGCGCCACGGGCAACAGCATCCTCCAGCGGAAGCACTTCCTCTCCAGGCTCGCGACCACAGCGGTGACCAGGGCCTGCGCCACGGGGAGCTGCTGCTGGGCCTCGTGGGACGTGGAAGTCCTCGACACCCCGGACCTCTTCAGCCCTGAGGTCGCCCAGGCAGACCCGGGTTTCAAGGAGAGAGGCCGCTGCTACCTGCTGTCGGCCCCGGGGCCCCACGCCGTGCTCCTGGTGACCCAGCTCGGCCGCTTCACCGCCCAGGACCTGCAGGCCTGGCGCGGGGTGAAGGCGCTCTTCGGGGCGGGCATCGCGGCGCGCGCCGTCGTGGTCTTCACCCGCAGGGAGGACCTGGACGGGGGCTCGCTGCAGCAGTACGTGCGCGACACCGACAACCGCGCGCTCCGGGAGCTGGTGGCCGAGTGCGGGGGCCGCTGCTGCGCCTTCGACAACCGAGCGGCTGACGGGGAGCGGGAGGCGCAGGTCAGGGAGCTGATGGGGCTGGTGGAGGAGCTGGTGAGGGACCACGGCGGCGCCCCCTACACCAACGACGTGTACCGCCTGGCGCAGACCCTGGGCGGGCTGAGTCCCGAGGAGAGGCTGCGCAGGGTGGCGGAGCGACTGGCCGCCCGAGCGCCGTCGTGGTCGGAGCGCTGGCCGCTGGCCGGGCTGTGGCGGTGGCCCAAAGCAGCGCCGGAGACCTGGTGTAAGCTGGGCCTGGTGGCCCTGCTGGGCGCCCTGTTCCTGCTGTACCTGCTCTGCAGGTAGCTGCCTGATGCCTTTGGTGGGTCAGCCCTGACACATTGTAAATAACACTTCGTCCCTTGCAGTGATAATCACGGTCATCTCAGGTGCGCTGCTGCTTCAGGGCACgcattcccttcttttctccctcaCCTCGCCTAATCTACCAACCTCAGAGGCGTGCCAGGCAAATCTCCCACCTGAAACCTTCCTCTGTTACCTGGTGGTCCCTGAACTCCCCTTTCCTCAGAGCCCAACAGCCACTGTTAATTTTAGGTGTTTTCCACCTGACCTCAGACTGCCTTTGACTCCATCCTGTCACTGAACTGCTTTTACTCCTGAAAGCAGATGAGGACCATTTTCCCTCTCACCCCTGGACTCCCCGGTGAACCAAGGGCAGAACTGCCCCAGGGCAGAGTCTGAGTACATATTCATTTgtttgaattgaactgaatggaagaaataaatgtaCTGGACAGTCACATTGTGTTGAAAGAAATCAGTATTTGCAGCTGTTTCTTCATCCACTTCATATACTCATTGAACACAGATGCTGCTGTCTCATTCCTGACCCCACTGGCAAACAACCATGCACCCACACACTCACTCAGGTGTGTGATGGCAAGGAGGGAAGACATTAGTGCAGACCTGGCCCTCTGTACCGGCAGGGGATTGTCGCCCCCCAGCAGCTTGAATGCAGATGTTTCTGCACGTCCAAAGAGACTGTCATTGGAGCCTTGGTTCCCTAGGGCCCATGGAGGTCCTTCAGAAAGTCTCCTCCCAAGGAGGGGTTTTCTCACTAGCTGACCAACTCACAGGGTAAGCAAGGGTATGGCTTTTCAATTCAGGGATAAATTTAAAGGTTTAAGCGGATTGGAGATTTTATTTTGTGTGAATCTCAAAAGGCAAATAGGTCTTTGTGGGCTGAGAACTGGTGATATGATCATGGAGTAGAGAGTCACCCCTGTGCCAGGCATGCCTGGGAGAATCAGGTGTCTGGCACAGGTAAGTGAGCCAGGTTAGCCTGTGTCATCAGTCCTAGGTGTGCCTCCCTATCTCTTTATTCACATTTGCTTTATCCCCAACACCACCGTCTTCACACACCAACAGAAGCCCATCTCTAATACAGCTTTGCACTTCCAGGTCTCTCCCTACAGTATCCTCTACCTATTGCCTACCAGCCAGAGATTCTCAGGCTACTGATGACCTCAGATcactaagtgaaagtcgctcagttgtgtccgattctttgtgaccccatggattataaagcccatgcaattctccaggccacaatactggagtgggtagcctttctcttctccagggcatcctcccaaccaggggtcaaacccaggtctcccacattaccggcagattctttaccagctgaaccaccagggaagccctgagatcaCTAAAGAGAtgtgtaaaaaggaaaaatgatctgCAACAACTGGGCCCACAAATCCTAAGAGGCCCTCAAATCCTGTGAGGGTTTGTGAGGCCCACAAACTCTGCATGGATGCCATTGCAAACACTAATAGGAACACCAATGCCCAATGCTGAGGCTTGAAATTTCCTCAGCTGCAAAGGTCATTTTGGTTTAAGGAGTTGTGTGCGGATCTCAGTAGAGGTCCTAATAGGggatcttgctttttttcttgttcaCTTTTCGATACACTCTTAGAGTAAACAGAGAAATATTCTGCCATTGTCACTCCTCTGAGAAAAGGGATGGTGATTggtgaaaataaatgtgaaaaaaggatgaaaatagaATGACAAAGTGCCCCATGTGAACAATGGATAGTTTTAATCTATGACTCAAATAATGAGAAACATCTGATTCTTGCTTCTGCTTTGGGAAGGAATGAAGGCTAGGAAGTTCCTAAGTGACCCTGGTTGAGCTGATGGGCATGTGGGGAGGAACATGCCAGGGATCCCAGAGGGTAGGTAATTGCCTAGTTCAACACTAGAGAGCTGTCTGTATATATGTGGGATATACACAAGAGGATAAAGAATGCCATGAAGAATGTCTGTAACAAATTAATGGATAGAAACAACATATAGTGTTGGGACCACTGGATATTCACAAGCAAAGTAGTAAATTTGGATGCTTATCTTGCATGATATAAAaccattaactcaaaatggatccaAGACCTAAATAtgagttaaaactataaaactcttagaagaaaacaagtgCAAATCTTCATGACCATGTATCAGACAACAGTTTCTaatatatgacatcaaaagcaccaAAGAAAAACAGGTGTtatatttaatcaaaattaaaaaccttttCTCATTAAGTAACACTATCTAGAAAGTGAAAACACAGcctaaagaatgggagaaaatatttgccaacctGATAAAGAtctcatatccagaatatataatgaaCTCTTACAACTCTGCAACAAGaagacaaataatccaatttttaaatgagtgaaagaTTTGATTAGGAGTTTTTTCAaataagatacacaaatggccaataaaaacatgaaaaaaaaataatgaacatcATTTGtcattggggaaatgcaaatcaaaacaagataccacttcatactccctgggtttttttaaaagagaaaaaataacaaatactgaTGAGTATGTGGATAAATTTAACCCTTgtccactgctggtgggaatgtaaaatgacacAACTGCTGTAGAAAACCGTTTGGCATtgcctcaaaaagttaaacatagattACCATATGATGCAGTAATTTCacttcctgggtatatatccaagagGACTGACAACACATGTTCAGTCCAAACATTCTACACGAATGGTAAAgtatcatagtgatgctttctaaggcccgcttgacttcacattccaggatgtctggctctatctTGGTCGTGTaactcttttttgtatagttcttctgtgtattcttgccacctcttcttaatatcttctgcttctgttaggtccataccatttctgtcctttatcgagcccatctttgcatgaaatgttcccttggtatttctaattttcttgaagagatctctagtcccattatgttgttttcctctatttctttgcattgattgctgagg encodes:
- the LOC113891018 gene encoding GTPase IMAP family member 1-like, coding for MGGRKVARDEENAYGFQEFRSALQERRLRLLLAGRSGTGKSATGNSILQRKHFLSRLATTAVTRACATGSCCWASWDVEVLDTPDLFSPEVAQADPGFKERGRCYLLSAPGPHAVLLVTQLGRFTAQDLQAWRGVKALFGAGIAARAVVVFTRREDLDGGSLQQYVRDTDNRALRELVAECGGRCCAFDNRAADGEREAQVRELMGLVEELVRDHGGAPYTNDVYRLAQTLGGLSPEERLRRVAERLAARAPSWSERWPLAGLWRWPKAAPETWCKLGLVALLGALFLLYLLCR